From Bacteroidia bacterium, the proteins below share one genomic window:
- a CDS encoding aminotransferase class III-fold pyridoxal phosphate-dependent enzyme: MISQKTLFLNLLAQTTQAPLLLEIERADGVVLYGTHGEQYLDLISGISVSSLGHGNKAVINAIEEQAHKYLHLMVYGELVLTPQVKLAEVLSQFLPFKDQTSVFFTNSGSEAIEGAMKLAKRATGRAEIIALKNAYHGSTHGAISLSADPYYTDFYRPLLPQMRQIKQNSIEDLDYITTDTAAVFVETIMGEAGYLPSNQEWLKELRNRCTQSGALLVLDEVQCGMGRSGTLFAFEQYEIQPDILVLAKAFGAGMPLGAFISNKETMSVLSTNPILGHISTFGGHPVSCAAALAGFVEITERKLWQNAKEIEREFRSGLMHPALQQITGRGAMLGIELPTQVKCLEFVQHSIESGVLIDWFLYAPHKVRLSPPLVINSSEIRQACEIMNNVAEKIF; the protein is encoded by the coding sequence ATGATTTCACAAAAGACACTCTTTTTAAATTTACTGGCACAAACTACACAAGCTCCTTTATTACTTGAAATCGAAAGGGCGGACGGAGTTGTTTTGTATGGAACACATGGGGAGCAATATCTCGATTTAATATCAGGGATTAGTGTCAGTTCCCTGGGGCATGGTAATAAAGCTGTAATTAATGCGATTGAAGAACAAGCGCATAAGTATCTTCACTTAATGGTATATGGAGAACTCGTTTTGACCCCCCAAGTGAAGTTAGCAGAGGTACTTTCGCAATTCTTACCTTTCAAAGATCAAACTTCTGTATTTTTTACAAATTCAGGAAGTGAAGCTATAGAAGGTGCTATGAAATTAGCTAAGAGAGCTACAGGGCGTGCAGAGATTATTGCGCTCAAAAATGCATATCATGGAAGCACACATGGTGCAATTAGTCTCAGTGCAGACCCTTATTATACTGATTTTTATCGCCCATTGCTTCCTCAGATGAGGCAAATAAAACAAAATTCAATTGAGGATTTAGATTATATTACAACTGATACTGCGGCAGTTTTTGTTGAAACTATCATGGGTGAAGCCGGTTATCTGCCATCAAACCAAGAGTGGTTAAAAGAATTAAGAAATAGATGTACTCAGAGTGGTGCTCTTTTAGTATTAGATGAGGTGCAATGCGGTATGGGAAGGAGCGGTACTTTGTTTGCTTTTGAACAGTATGAAATTCAACCGGACATCTTGGTACTTGCAAAAGCATTTGGAGCAGGAATGCCATTAGGAGCTTTCATTTCAAACAAAGAGACTATGTCAGTCTTGTCAACTAATCCTATCTTAGGGCATATTTCAACTTTTGGAGGACATCCTGTGTCGTGTGCAGCGGCTCTGGCAGGATTTGTTGAAATTACAGAACGAAAATTATGGCAAAATGCCAAAGAAATTGAAAGAGAGTTTAGAAGCGGGTTGATGCACCCTGCTTTGCAACAAATCACAGGGCGAGGTGCTATGTTGGGTATAGAACTACCCACACAAGTAAAGTGTTTAGAGTTTGTACAACATAGTATTGAATCAGGAGTGTTGATTGATTGGTTCCTTTATGCACCTCACAAAGTAAGACTTTCGCCACCTTTGGTAATCAACAGCAGTGAGATTAGGCAAGCTTGTGAAATTATGAATAATGTAGCCGAAAAGATTTTCTAA